The following coding sequences lie in one Cardiocondyla obscurior isolate alpha-2009 unplaced genomic scaffold, Cobs3.1 scaffold1_7361187_7686053, whole genome shotgun sequence genomic window:
- the LOC139112739 gene encoding uncharacterized protein, translating into MYEKPQIVYSLSTKDITFALTKTGEEPLCGYTLTKTEHPKLLILETTKSDSFAQKRPLSVENLDIFTYVNSKFVYVEKHIRSQINSLYRDVLKQRCNLEQQVLKNALSIAVNSPDEFAYQIMKEPGYMAVISGEVVHIIKCTPVDVKIQHIKECYSELPVLKNNETYFLSPRTHILTKTGTQISCNRVIPPMYYLNDEWYRMIPTPERTLPPTTIKPMTKPTWHYTNPGSLAASGIYSEKDLEHLRDHIMFPAERPALLNTVARGVMGEPTTVHGGLISNLMDEASIEKVATSAWNRMWSKFLIFGNISAGMLGIFLCIRGVKLILDTLVHGYALHTVYGWSLYLIGVIWDSLTQLLLHLGEKKRRYEKPSAPKMPEQENEKQMQNEPPTDEGSEAKLNAEPERHYPLLPDRENASYSLQLRH; encoded by the coding sequence ATGTATGAAAAGCCACAAATAGTATACTCCTTATCCACCAAAGATATAACATTTGCATTAACAAAAACAGGGGAAGAGCCGTTATGTGGATATACTCTAACAAAAACCGAACACCCAAAATTACTTATTCTGGAAACAACAAAGAGCGATTCATTTGCACAGAAAAGACCATTATCGGTCgaaaatttagatatattcaCCTATGTAAATTCGAAATTCGTATATGTTGAAAAACATATTCGGTCACAGATAAACTCACTATATCGAGACGTACTAAAACAACGCTGTAATTTAGAAcaacaagtattaaaaaacgcCTTAAGTATCGCAGTTAACTCACCTGACGAATTCGCATACCAAATTATGAAGGAACCCGGTTATATGGCTGTAATCTCTGGAGAGgttgtacatataataaaatgtacaccGGTAGATGTAAAAATTCAGCACATTAAAGAATGCTATTCTGAGTTACCggtattgaaaaataatgaaacatatTTCTTATCTCCACGAACACACATATTAACAAAAACCGGAACACAAATTTCATGCAATCGAGTAATTCCAcctatgtattatttaaacgatGAATGGTATCGAATGATACCTACGCCTGAACGAACTTTGCCTCCCACCACCATCAAACCAATGACTAAACCAACGTGGCATTATACGAATCCAGGATCGCTTGCGGCAAGCGGAATTTACAGCGAAAAGGATCTCGAACATTTAAGAGATCACATAATGTTCCCCGCGGAACGACCTGCGTTACTAAATACGGTAGCAAGGGGAGTAATGGGGGAGCCTACAACCGTTCACGGGGGCCTGATTTCGAATCTAATGGACGAAGCATCGATAGAAAAGGTAGCAACCTCTGCATGGAATAGAATGTGGAgcaaatttttgatttttggaaATATTAGCGCCGGAATGTTAGGAATATTTCTATGCATTCGCGGAGTCAAATTAATTCTCGACACTCTAGTTCATGGATACGCTTTACATACTGTATATGGATGGTCATTGTACCTAATCGGAGTCATCTGGGATTCTTTAACTcaacttttattacatttggGAGAAAAGAAGCGCAGGTACGAAAAACCCAGCGCACCCAAAATGCCTGAacaagaaaacgaaaaacagATGCAAAATGAACCACCTACCGACGAGGGATCCGAAGCGAAACTCAACGCCGAACCAGAACGACACTATCCACTTTTACCCGACCGAGAGAATGCATCCTACTCTCTTCAATTGCGACattag